In Streptomyces sp. NBC_00448, the following are encoded in one genomic region:
- a CDS encoding NmrA family NAD(P)-binding protein, protein MIVVTTPTGNIGRQVLGEVLARRPERGGQREPVRVIARDPSRLAPDVRGRVEVVQGSMTDPEVLTTAFAGADSVFWLVPPYTEGAEVAGYAVDFTRPACEAISAQGVRRVVAVTGLGAPAAPDAPAAPDAPTASDTPDAPAGPGLGSRALDALIESTGVAFRSLRMPAFMENLLQQLGPIRDQGVFFLPISGDRRIPTCATRDIAAVAAELLLDGSWDGQEGVPVLGAEDLSYRDMARVMSDVLGRPIRYQQVPGEAFRARLTRQGMPRAWAQSVVDLLAEVDAGCYDAEPRTARSTTPTTFRQWCEDVLKPAVAG, encoded by the coding sequence ATGATCGTCGTCACCACACCCACAGGCAACATCGGCCGCCAGGTTCTCGGCGAGGTCCTCGCCCGGCGGCCCGAGCGGGGCGGGCAGCGTGAGCCGGTCCGGGTGATCGCGCGCGACCCCTCCCGGCTCGCGCCCGACGTGCGCGGGCGGGTCGAGGTCGTCCAGGGCTCGATGACCGACCCCGAGGTGCTCACCACCGCGTTCGCGGGCGCGGACAGTGTCTTCTGGCTGGTGCCGCCGTATACCGAGGGCGCCGAAGTCGCGGGCTACGCGGTGGACTTCACCCGGCCGGCCTGCGAGGCGATCAGCGCGCAGGGCGTCCGGCGGGTGGTCGCGGTGACGGGCCTGGGCGCGCCCGCCGCCCCGGACGCGCCTGCTGCCCCGGACGCGCCCACCGCCTCGGACACCCCGGACGCGCCCGCCGGTCCGGGACTCGGCTCGCGGGCCCTGGACGCGCTGATCGAGAGCACCGGCGTGGCCTTCCGGTCGCTGCGGATGCCCGCGTTCATGGAGAACCTGCTCCAGCAGCTCGGGCCGATCCGGGACCAGGGCGTGTTCTTCCTGCCGATCTCCGGGGACCGGCGGATACCGACCTGCGCCACCCGCGACATCGCCGCCGTCGCGGCCGAGTTGCTGCTCGACGGCTCCTGGGACGGCCAGGAGGGCGTGCCGGTGCTCGGCGCCGAGGACCTGTCGTACCGCGACATGGCGCGCGTCATGTCCGACGTGCTGGGACGGCCGATCCGCTACCAGCAGGTCCCCGGCGAGGCGTTCAGGGCCCGGTTGACGCGGCAGGGCATGCCCCGGGCGTGGGCGCAGTCCGTCGTGGACCTGCTCGCGGAGGTCGACGCCGGGTGCTACGACGCCGAGCCGCGTACGGCGCGCTCCACCACGCCGACGACCTTCCGCCAGTGGTGCGAGGACGTCCTCAAGCCGGCCGTCGCGGGCTGA
- a CDS encoding VOC family protein, translating into MALHWKLVIDSANAAALADFWAAALEYEVEDPSALITQLLAAGHIGEDAVTEHRGRRNFRGHAAIRHPDDPFDETSGVGRGRRVLFQHVPEPKSGKNRLHLDVHGAPGGLTELVARLEGLGATRVHEVDRGPAGHWWVMRDPEGNEFCAA; encoded by the coding sequence ATGGCACTGCACTGGAAGTTGGTCATCGACAGCGCGAACGCGGCCGCCCTCGCGGACTTCTGGGCCGCCGCCCTGGAGTACGAGGTGGAGGACCCCAGCGCCCTCATCACGCAACTGCTGGCCGCCGGCCACATCGGCGAGGACGCGGTCACCGAGCACCGCGGCCGCAGGAACTTCCGCGGCCACGCCGCGATCCGCCACCCCGACGACCCGTTCGACGAGACCAGCGGCGTCGGCCGGGGCCGGCGGGTGCTCTTCCAGCACGTACCCGAGCCCAAGTCGGGCAAGAACCGCCTGCACCTCGACGTGCACGGCGCACCCGGCGGCCTGACCGAACTGGTGGCCCGGCTGGAAGGACTGGGAGCGACGCGCGTCCACGAGGTCGACCGGGGACCCGCCGGCCACTGGTGGGTCATGCGGGACCCGGAGGGCAACGAGTTCTGCGCGGCGTGA
- the tgmC gene encoding ATP-grasp peptide maturase system methyltransferase yields MSTSARLREALVGRLTDEGTLTEAGWRGAAASVARELFTGAYFRPVTGSVPTGFRPVREGEPGWLEGVYSDATLITQLDGRIRPDDVTEAVVTGSPSSSSTLPSLVLRMWQQLDAEPGHQVLEVGTGTGYSTAIGAHRLGDANLTSIEYDPVVGGAAAVALEAAGFAPRLIVGDGLRGDPDGGRYDRLIATCAVRYIPLPWLHQVRPGGKILVTLSGWSYANALALLDVTNPGEATGRFLPGRTSFMIARPHDRPPRPALALLPGDERPSRIDPATLDDWTGGWIAQLAAPSAERLGAGAEQILWDVSTGSQARTAPDSPGGWTVVQRGPVRLWDRVEQAVQRWQAAGGPRQEGFGITVSAARQRVWLGAEDGPGWDLPI; encoded by the coding sequence GTGAGCACATCGGCTCGGCTCCGCGAAGCCCTGGTGGGCAGACTCACCGATGAGGGCACGCTGACGGAAGCGGGGTGGCGCGGCGCAGCCGCGTCGGTTGCCCGCGAGTTGTTCACGGGGGCCTACTTCAGGCCGGTGACGGGCAGCGTTCCCACCGGCTTCCGGCCGGTCCGGGAGGGTGAGCCCGGATGGCTGGAGGGGGTGTACTCCGACGCAACGCTGATCACCCAACTGGACGGCCGGATCAGGCCCGACGACGTGACCGAGGCGGTAGTGACCGGCTCCCCGTCTTCGTCGTCCACCCTGCCGTCGTTGGTGCTGCGCATGTGGCAGCAGCTCGACGCCGAGCCCGGTCACCAGGTGCTGGAGGTCGGCACCGGAACGGGGTACTCGACCGCGATCGGTGCGCACCGTCTCGGGGACGCCAACCTGACCAGCATCGAGTACGACCCGGTGGTGGGCGGTGCTGCGGCGGTGGCGCTCGAGGCGGCCGGGTTCGCGCCCCGGCTGATCGTCGGTGACGGGCTGCGCGGCGACCCGGACGGGGGCCGGTACGACCGGCTGATCGCCACGTGCGCGGTCCGGTACATCCCGCTGCCCTGGCTGCACCAGGTGCGGCCAGGGGGAAAGATCCTGGTCACGCTCTCCGGGTGGAGCTACGCCAACGCCCTTGCGCTGCTGGACGTGACCAATCCCGGGGAGGCCACGGGCCGGTTCCTCCCCGGTCGCACCAGCTTCATGATCGCCCGGCCGCACGACCGCCCGCCCCGTCCGGCCCTGGCCCTGCTGCCCGGGGACGAGCGGCCGAGTCGGATCGACCCCGCGACACTGGACGACTGGACGGGCGGTTGGATCGCGCAGCTCGCGGCGCCCTCGGCCGAACGCCTGGGGGCGGGGGCGGAACAGATCCTCTGGGATGTGTCCACCGGTTCGCAGGCCCGGACGGCCCCCGATTCCCCTGGCGGGTGGACCGTCGTCCAGCGCGGTCCCGTCCGTCTGTGGGACCGGGTCGAACAGGCGGTGCAGCGCTGGCAGGCCGCCGGCGGACCTCGCCAGGAAGGGTTCGGCATCACGGTCTCGGCAGCCCGTCAACGGGTGTGGCTCGGCGCCGAGGACGGACCCGGGTGGGACCTGCCGATCTGA
- the tgmB gene encoding ATP-grasp ribosomal peptide maturase, which translates to MSDSSSVLVLTNPYDVTADMVLRLLAERRVSVVRLDPGTDLHSGASLTATYRQRDQRGTLRTASRGLDTTRIRSVWVRRPSPYEGPHGLRGQDRRFAAEQTLWGAGGILASLPGAHYVNHPWDNRAAESKPVQLTTAQRCGFLVPSTVITNDPHEARTFATHQPGGVVYKPVWNSTYRVDGRPCSVWVRDVQGPEITDAVSVCPHMFQAKVDKEFDARVTAVGDRLFGVRIDSPDLDWRHRQDLMTCTPIEAPEPVAHAVVAYLAELRLTYGAFDFAVTAAGDWYFLECNPNGQWAWQPAGIAAAIARVLADRLEKGPDT; encoded by the coding sequence ATGAGCGACAGCAGCTCGGTACTGGTGCTGACCAACCCCTACGACGTGACGGCGGACATGGTGCTGCGGCTGCTCGCCGAGCGCCGGGTCTCCGTGGTCCGTCTCGACCCCGGCACCGATCTGCACTCGGGTGCCTCGCTGACCGCCACGTATCGTCAGCGCGATCAGCGGGGCACCCTGCGCACGGCAAGCCGTGGACTCGACACCACGCGGATTCGGTCCGTCTGGGTGCGCAGGCCCTCGCCCTACGAGGGACCACACGGGCTGCGCGGCCAGGACCGTCGGTTCGCCGCAGAACAGACGCTGTGGGGCGCGGGGGGCATCCTTGCATCACTCCCAGGCGCGCACTACGTCAATCACCCCTGGGACAACCGAGCCGCCGAGTCCAAGCCCGTACAGCTCACGACCGCGCAACGTTGCGGGTTTCTGGTACCCAGCACGGTGATCACCAACGACCCGCACGAGGCTCGGACGTTCGCCACTCACCAGCCTGGCGGAGTGGTCTACAAGCCTGTGTGGAACTCGACGTACCGCGTCGACGGCCGGCCATGCAGTGTCTGGGTCCGAGACGTCCAAGGTCCCGAGATCACCGACGCTGTGTCCGTCTGCCCGCACATGTTCCAAGCCAAGGTTGACAAGGAGTTCGATGCGCGGGTGACCGCCGTGGGCGACCGGCTGTTCGGGGTCCGGATCGACAGCCCCGATCTCGACTGGCGCCACCGGCAGGATTTGATGACGTGCACACCGATCGAGGCGCCCGAGCCAGTCGCGCATGCGGTCGTTGCCTACCTCGCCGAACTCCGTTTGACCTACGGCGCGTTCGATTTCGCCGTCACCGCGGCGGGCGACTGGTACTTCCTGGAGTGCAACCCGAACGGCCAGTGGGCGTGGCAGCCGGCGGGGATCGCCGCGGCGATCGCCCGTGTTCTTGCCGACCGGTTGGAGAAAGGCCCCGACACGTGA
- a CDS encoding SDR family oxidoreductase: protein MTTTLITGANKGLGRETARRLVEAGHTVYVGSRDPERGRRAAEELGARAVVIDVTDDASVTAAAKAIEADGGLDVLVNNAGIESRTADNGIIGAADLTVDTMRPLFETNVFGVVRVTHAFLPLLRRSSAPVVVNVSSGLGSLARLTAEGTPTHAYPGVAYPVSKTAVNALTVQYAKAFPEIRINAVEPGYTATDLNGRTGVQTVEQGAEIIVRMAQVGPDGPTGGYFDVNGPLPW, encoded by the coding sequence ATGACCACCACACTGATCACCGGAGCCAACAAGGGGCTGGGCCGCGAGACCGCCCGCCGGCTCGTCGAAGCGGGCCACACCGTCTACGTCGGCAGCCGCGACCCCGAGCGCGGCCGTCGCGCCGCCGAGGAGTTGGGCGCGCGGGCCGTCGTCATCGACGTGACCGACGACGCGTCCGTCACCGCCGCCGCGAAGGCGATCGAGGCCGACGGCGGCCTCGACGTCCTGGTCAACAACGCCGGCATCGAGTCGCGGACGGCGGACAACGGCATCATCGGCGCCGCGGACCTCACCGTCGACACGATGCGGCCGCTGTTCGAGACGAACGTGTTCGGCGTGGTGCGCGTGACCCACGCGTTCCTGCCGCTGCTGCGGCGCTCGTCCGCGCCGGTCGTGGTCAACGTCAGCAGCGGCCTGGGCTCGCTGGCCCGGCTCACCGCCGAGGGCACCCCGACCCACGCGTACCCCGGCGTCGCCTACCCGGTGTCGAAGACCGCGGTCAACGCGCTCACCGTGCAGTACGCGAAGGCGTTCCCGGAGATCCGGATCAACGCGGTGGAGCCCGGCTACACCGCGACCGACCTGAACGGGCGCACCGGCGTCCAGACCGTCGAGCAGGGCGCGGAGATCATCGTGCGCATGGCCCAGGTCGGCCCCGACGGCCCGACCGGCGGGTACTTCGACGTCAACGGCCCGCTGCCCTGGTAG
- a CDS encoding CU044_5270 family protein, whose protein sequence is MSDTPSRPGTERSSDGRTDATELPRLLPPPAHWDLPRERHLHHKELLMQQIDHDLDSARTTEAAPAPRRTRRPRPAVLASLTALALAGALTAGLATRGGGHGTAVAPRAGAPAAQQASTLLDRISDVALAGDATPVRDDQFVYVKSMAEGADETSGTAVPGTLHTREIWSSQAQGPVKRMGLVREEGETLPVNAPLGDTDGTPPGFSRATYRWLASLPTDPKALLAYLYAHTPGKAGQERDQAVFGTIGGLIDESVMPPRTAAALYKAAALIPGVVTDPGATDVTGRHGVGVRRDDTRYGQRTEWVFDANDLSYLGSRTYLLKDTGEGRKGTMLSADSVLERAVVDKEGEQPTAAQVRRPRPATAQG, encoded by the coding sequence ATGAGCGACACCCCGTCCCGCCCCGGAACCGAGCGTTCCAGCGACGGTCGGACCGACGCCACCGAGCTGCCGCGGCTGCTGCCGCCGCCGGCGCATTGGGACCTCCCGCGCGAGCGCCACCTGCACCACAAGGAACTCCTGATGCAGCAGATCGACCACGACCTCGACAGTGCCCGCACGACCGAGGCCGCACCGGCCCCGCGCCGTACGCGCCGGCCGCGCCCCGCCGTACTGGCCTCGCTGACCGCCCTCGCCCTGGCCGGCGCGCTCACCGCCGGCCTGGCGACGCGCGGCGGCGGCCACGGGACCGCGGTCGCCCCGCGCGCCGGGGCACCCGCCGCCCAGCAGGCGTCCACCCTGCTCGACCGGATCTCCGACGTCGCCCTCGCCGGAGACGCGACCCCGGTCCGGGACGACCAGTTCGTGTACGTGAAGAGCATGGCCGAGGGCGCGGACGAGACGAGCGGCACGGCGGTGCCCGGCACGCTGCACACCCGGGAGATCTGGTCCTCGCAGGCGCAGGGACCGGTCAAGCGGATGGGCCTGGTCCGCGAGGAGGGCGAGACCCTTCCGGTCAACGCGCCGCTCGGCGACACCGACGGCACACCGCCCGGCTTCTCCCGCGCGACGTATCGCTGGCTCGCCTCGCTGCCCACCGACCCGAAAGCCCTGTTGGCGTACCTGTACGCCCACACGCCCGGGAAGGCAGGGCAGGAGCGGGACCAGGCGGTGTTCGGAACGATCGGCGGGCTCATCGACGAGAGCGTGATGCCGCCGCGGACCGCCGCGGCCCTCTACAAGGCAGCGGCACTCATCCCCGGCGTTGTCACGGACCCGGGCGCGACGGACGTCACCGGCCGGCACGGCGTCGGCGTCCGCCGCGACGACACCCGCTACGGCCAGCGCACGGAGTGGGTGTTCGACGCGAACGACCTGTCCTACCTGGGCTCGCGCACCTATCTGCTCAAGGACACCGGGGAGGGCCGCAAGGGCACGATGCTCTCCGCCGACTCCGTGCTGGAGCGGGCGGTGGTGGACAAGGAGGGTGAGCAGCCCACGGCCGCGCAGGTCCGCCGGCCGCGGCCGGCCACGGCTCAGGGCTGA
- a CDS encoding RNA polymerase sigma factor — protein sequence MRDTEDEDGLRRRVRAGERDAFAELYERYARTVYNHALRLTGDWATAEEVMSETFLAAWRVRQRVEPDGGSLRPWLLGIATHKAHNANRGRGRRLAFLARQPEPRAVADFAQETVGRLDDARRLAAVHAALGRLRRHEREVLVLCVWEGLDYGQAAEALGVKVGTVRSRLSRARARLGRLSEEEAARTEPRRGRGEGTGRAVFAALPVREETR from the coding sequence GTGAGGGACACCGAAGATGAGGACGGCCTGCGCCGCCGGGTGCGGGCGGGGGAGCGCGACGCGTTCGCCGAGTTGTACGAGCGGTACGCGCGGACGGTCTACAACCACGCGCTGCGGCTGACCGGGGACTGGGCGACGGCCGAGGAGGTCATGTCGGAGACCTTCCTGGCGGCCTGGCGGGTCCGGCAGCGGGTGGAGCCGGACGGCGGGTCGCTGAGGCCGTGGCTGCTGGGCATCGCGACGCACAAGGCGCACAACGCCAACCGCGGCAGGGGCCGCCGGCTGGCCTTCCTGGCCCGGCAGCCGGAGCCCCGGGCGGTCGCGGACTTCGCGCAGGAGACCGTGGGCCGTCTCGACGACGCCCGCCGGCTCGCCGCGGTGCACGCCGCGCTCGGCAGGCTGCGCAGGCATGAGCGCGAGGTGCTGGTGCTGTGCGTCTGGGAGGGACTGGACTACGGCCAGGCCGCCGAGGCGCTGGGCGTCAAGGTCGGCACCGTGCGCTCGCGGCTGTCGCGCGCCCGGGCCCGGCTCGGCCGGCTGAGCGAGGAGGAGGCCGCGCGGACGGAACCGCGCCGCGGCCGCGGAGAGGGAACAGGCAGGGCCGTGTTCGCGGCCCTGCCCGTACGGGAGGAGACCCGATGA
- a CDS encoding CGNR zinc finger domain-containing protein, with the protein MESSATKGLTLRSHTGVAYRFDPGALCLELLTTGGPGPYRRYEVLREPADLAAWAERSRLTPTPVLEISAAEVAGVRELRDALFRAVLAHLEGELLPPGDLAVINAAAALPPLAPAITPAGARCWAGNPGGTHLAATVARDAVALLTGPFADRIRTCAAEDCHLVYVDTSRPGRRRWCSMEHCGNRHKVRALRLRHSEEG; encoded by the coding sequence ATGGAATCCTCGGCAACCAAGGGGCTGACACTGCGCTCCCACACAGGTGTCGCCTACCGGTTCGACCCCGGCGCGCTGTGCCTTGAGCTGCTGACCACCGGCGGCCCGGGCCCCTACCGCCGCTACGAGGTGCTGCGCGAACCCGCCGACCTGGCCGCCTGGGCCGAGCGCTCACGGCTGACCCCGACCCCCGTGCTGGAGATCTCCGCGGCGGAGGTGGCCGGCGTACGGGAACTGCGCGACGCGCTGTTCCGTGCGGTCCTCGCCCACCTGGAGGGGGAGCTCCTCCCGCCCGGCGACCTCGCGGTCATCAACGCCGCCGCGGCCCTTCCGCCCCTGGCGCCCGCCATCACCCCGGCCGGCGCACGGTGTTGGGCCGGAAACCCGGGCGGCACCCACCTCGCGGCCACCGTCGCCAGGGACGCCGTGGCGCTGCTGACCGGGCCCTTCGCCGACCGCATACGCACCTGCGCCGCCGAGGACTGCCATCTCGTCTACGTCGACACCTCCCGCCCGGGCCGCCGCCGCTGGTGCTCGATGGAGCACTGCGGCAACCGCCACAAGGTCAGGGCGCTGCGCCTGCGCCACTCCGAGGAAGGATGA
- the tgmA gene encoding putative ATP-grasp-modified RiPP, translating to MRQTPAPWGTQRMGPYAATTTVPRYTPVIDPETQTALILDEHGRTVELGNHGTSTSGLTPTATTPGDGAGPGGATDADSTESYDQDQSSG from the coding sequence ATGAGGCAGACGCCCGCACCGTGGGGCACGCAACGGATGGGACCGTACGCGGCCACCACCACGGTCCCGCGGTACACGCCCGTGATCGACCCCGAGACGCAGACCGCTCTCATTCTCGATGAGCATGGACGGACGGTCGAGTTGGGCAACCACGGCACCAGTACGAGCGGACTGACGCCTACCGCGACCACCCCTGGTGACGGGGCCGGTCCGGGAGGCGCGACCGACGCGGACAGTACCGAGTCGTACGACCAGGACCAGAGTTCCGGCTGA
- a CDS encoding SRPBCC family protein yields MPTGLTKDAGWQIGVSRTLPHPPSVVWDFVSGAEGLALWLGPGAALTPERGAAYRTAAGVTGEVRGYRPLDRIRVTHGTTTVQAALRPTADGDRTVLRFHQEHLASAEERERRRAHWNRVMDEVAAALDRR; encoded by the coding sequence GTGCCCACAGGACTCACCAAGGACGCCGGCTGGCAGATCGGCGTGTCCCGCACGCTGCCCCATCCCCCGTCCGTCGTCTGGGACTTCGTCAGCGGCGCCGAAGGGCTCGCCCTCTGGCTCGGGCCCGGCGCGGCCCTCACCCCGGAGCGCGGCGCCGCCTACCGGACGGCGGCCGGCGTCACGGGCGAGGTGCGCGGCTACCGTCCGCTGGACCGCATCCGCGTCACCCACGGCACCACCACCGTCCAGGCCGCCCTCCGCCCCACCGCCGACGGGGACCGGACGGTGCTGCGCTTCCACCAGGAGCACCTGGCGAGCGCCGAGGAGCGCGAACGGCGGCGCGCGCACTGGAACCGCGTCATGGACGAGGTCGCCGCCGCCCTCGACCGTCGGTGA
- a CDS encoding TetR/AcrR family transcriptional regulator has product MAKRGDELRKHILWTAKDVFLEMGFERASMDVVAARAQTSKRSLYAHFESKDNLFLAVVDLVRELYLGKLRTPADYSDDTTEAVVLFCGRFLQMLVWTPTVRTCRLGISEAGRLPEASARYYDAIFATAHERLAAYLTERQGLTPDAGAAITRDLLGRTVYPAFTRALFGVEPSRDRAPDEAAIGTDVDLAPIRAAVAASLP; this is encoded by the coding sequence ATGGCGAAGCGCGGTGACGAACTGCGGAAGCACATCCTGTGGACGGCGAAGGACGTCTTCCTGGAGATGGGCTTCGAGCGCGCGTCCATGGACGTCGTGGCCGCGCGCGCCCAGACCTCGAAGCGAAGCCTGTACGCGCACTTCGAGAGCAAGGACAACCTCTTCCTCGCCGTCGTCGACCTGGTGCGCGAGCTGTACCTCGGCAAGCTCAGGACGCCCGCCGACTACAGCGACGACACCACCGAGGCGGTCGTCCTGTTCTGCGGCCGCTTCCTCCAGATGCTGGTGTGGACGCCCACGGTGCGCACCTGCCGGCTGGGCATCTCCGAGGCCGGCCGGCTCCCCGAGGCGTCCGCCCGGTACTACGACGCGATCTTCGCCACCGCCCACGAGCGCCTGGCCGCCTACCTCACCGAGCGGCAGGGACTGACGCCCGACGCCGGCGCCGCGATCACCCGCGACCTGCTCGGCCGTACCGTCTACCCGGCCTTCACCCGCGCCCTGTTCGGCGTCGAACCGTCCCGCGACAGGGCTCCGGACGAGGCCGCGATCGGCACGGACGTGGACCTCGCGCCGATCCGCGCGGCGGTCGCCGCCTCCCTGCCGTAG
- a CDS encoding PucR family transcriptional regulator ligand-binding domain-containing protein has protein sequence MRLSALLDTDALGLRLLSGEDELDRTVRGVMTTDLRDPSRYLTGGELVLTGLAWRHGPADSEPFVRLLSTAGVAALAAGNAGIGTIPQDLVDACARHRLPLFSVDEQVAFATITEYVVRQVSGERAGDLAAVVDRHRRLMSVGAGGGGPEAVLDLLGTDLDLRAWVLSSTGREIAGAGQPLPAPVRAELAGAQQAASRTGRPAPYRTAAQSGRVYSLFPVRTGADPGADVRATVLSDWFLAVEADAGEWPAERLELLRGVTLLIGVERERRDASRAVRRRLATEVFELVRGGAAPSEIGARLRAAAPVLLPGGGAPPQWQIVVARVDWADAGAEAPPGPVARALLEELLADPAEPGAEAADRVAVAVAEDRAMALVPLEPAGRGSPGSPAGADGSAGSPGSPGSAGSAGAPNSLASPGAAGSRGSAKRAPGHAPAAPASGDSGNPPDGEPVALRADLLLAAVRGPLARGLAEDGRLTIGVSAAVDSPEGLRGALEEARHARRVAAARPGRVCVAGHDELASHVLLLPFVPDDVRRAFTARLLDPLRAYDRRHRAELIPTLEAFLECDGSWTRCASRLHLHVNTLRYRIGRIEQLTGRDLARLEDKLDFFLALRMS, from the coding sequence ATGCGGCTGAGCGCACTGCTGGACACCGACGCACTCGGTCTGCGGCTGCTCAGCGGCGAGGACGAGCTGGACCGGACCGTACGCGGGGTGATGACCACCGACCTGCGCGACCCGAGCCGCTATCTGACCGGTGGCGAGCTGGTGCTCACCGGGCTCGCGTGGCGGCACGGACCGGCCGACTCCGAGCCTTTCGTACGGCTGCTGTCCACCGCCGGGGTGGCCGCGCTGGCCGCGGGCAACGCCGGCATCGGCACGATCCCGCAGGACCTGGTCGACGCCTGCGCGCGGCACCGGCTGCCGCTGTTCTCGGTCGACGAGCAGGTGGCCTTCGCCACGATCACCGAGTACGTGGTCCGGCAGGTGTCCGGCGAGCGGGCCGGGGACCTCGCGGCGGTGGTGGACCGGCACCGGCGGCTGATGTCGGTGGGGGCCGGCGGCGGTGGGCCCGAGGCGGTCCTCGACCTGCTCGGCACCGACCTCGACCTGCGGGCGTGGGTGCTCTCCTCGACCGGCCGGGAGATCGCCGGCGCCGGGCAGCCGCTGCCCGCCCCGGTCCGCGCCGAACTGGCCGGCGCGCAGCAGGCCGCGAGCCGTACCGGACGGCCCGCGCCGTACCGGACCGCGGCGCAGAGCGGCCGGGTGTACTCGCTGTTCCCGGTACGGACCGGCGCGGACCCCGGCGCCGACGTGCGCGCCACCGTCCTGTCGGACTGGTTCCTCGCGGTCGAGGCGGACGCCGGGGAGTGGCCGGCCGAGCGGCTGGAGCTGCTGCGCGGGGTGACCCTGCTCATCGGGGTGGAACGGGAACGGCGGGACGCCTCACGGGCGGTGCGGCGGCGGCTGGCCACGGAGGTGTTCGAACTGGTCAGGGGCGGTGCGGCGCCGTCGGAGATCGGGGCGCGGCTGCGGGCGGCGGCGCCGGTGCTGCTGCCCGGGGGCGGGGCGCCGCCGCAGTGGCAGATCGTGGTGGCCCGGGTGGACTGGGCGGACGCGGGCGCCGAGGCGCCCCCCGGGCCGGTCGCGCGGGCACTTCTGGAGGAGTTGCTCGCGGACCCGGCGGAGCCGGGCGCGGAAGCGGCCGACCGGGTGGCGGTCGCGGTCGCGGAGGACCGGGCGATGGCACTGGTCCCGCTGGAGCCGGCGGGCCGCGGCTCCCCCGGCTCCCCCGCCGGCGCTGACGGCTCGGCCGGTTCGCCGGGTTCCCCGGGTTCCGCCGGTTCTGCCGGCGCCCCCAACTCCCTCGCCTCCCCCGGTGCCGCGGGCTCACGCGGCTCGGCGAAGCGAGCCCCGGGCCATGCCCCCGCGGCCCCCGCCTCCGGCGACAGCGGCAACCCCCCGGACGGCGAGCCGGTCGCGCTGCGGGCCGACCTCCTGCTGGCCGCCGTCCGCGGCCCCCTCGCCCGGGGCCTGGCCGAGGACGGCCGGCTGACCATCGGCGTGAGCGCGGCCGTCGACTCCCCCGAGGGGCTGCGCGGCGCGCTGGAGGAGGCCCGGCACGCCCGCCGGGTGGCCGCGGCCCGCCCCGGCCGGGTCTGCGTCGCCGGCCACGACGAACTGGCCTCCCACGTCCTGCTGCTGCCCTTCGTCCCCGACGACGTGCGCCGCGCCTTCACCGCCCGGCTGCTCGACCCGCTGCGCGCGTACGACCGCAGGCACCGCGCCGAACTGATCCCGACGCTGGAGGCGTTCCTGGAGTGCGACGGGTCCTGGACCCGGTGCGCGAGCCGGCTGCACCTGCACGTCAACACGCTCCGGTACCGGATCGGGCGGATCGAGCAGCTCACCGGACGGGACCTGGCCCGACTCGAGGACAAGCTCGACTTCTTCCTCGCGCTGCGGATGAGCTGA